In Salarias fasciatus chromosome 20, fSalaFa1.1, whole genome shotgun sequence, a single window of DNA contains:
- the LOC115407544 gene encoding protein kinase C-binding protein 1-like isoform X3 produces MHPQSLAEEEIKTESDVVEGMDASARSKDPPGLAERTAGPQKRKVSSPTHSSNGHSPADTSPSPLKKKKKPGAVNSNSKDQSELRHGPFYYMKQPALTTDPVDVVPQDGRNDFYCWLCHREGQVLCCELCPRVYHAKCLKLPAEPEGDWFCPECEKITVAECIETQSKAMTMLTTDQLSYLLKFALQKIKQPGTEPFQKPVSLEQHPDYAEYIFHPMDLSTLEKNVKKKMYGCTEAFLADMKWILHNCIIYNGGNHKLTATAKVIVKICEHEMNEIEVCPECYLFSCQKRENWFCEPCSQPHPLVWAKLKGFPFWPAKALREKDGQVDARFFGQHDRAWVPINNCYLMSKEIPFSVKKTKSIFNSAMQEMEVYVENIRKKFGVFNYAPFRTPYTPNNQLQMLLDPSNPSAGAVKTEKPDKLRFNFDITASPKMVLSKSSTPSGMSRRVSMTDMPRSPMSTNSSVHTGSDGEQDMEKASRNPAFHYSTGEESMDCSASPVSGKAVTGSPKPPNPGLVPKQERTAGTGSILNLNLDRVKAEMDLKELSETVQQQQQHQQQAVSAAVPNPKRPIRSLDKTIESCKAQLGIDEISEDVYKDVDHSDSEDSEKSDSSDSEFLSDEEHKPKSATPDEKDKTEKKRPKGGSERENKEGVAQTGDKGTPEPLLKEKLSSGGADRDHQDKPRTPQSQPLAEKAKVPEEVRAPAATSAAEQDSDSERELVIDLGDEHGVRDSKRAKRDPGSSGAKAPKESNAGKLEASAQPGATTTASGSASAPSPAATTSTTTTTTSPAPAAVKKQRPLLPKETAQAVQRAVVWNPTKFQTSSQKWHMQKVQRQQQQHGENATAQTQAPGQAQTRSPQQPQSQQGSGSSSTRYQTRQAVKVQQKDPPQGASSSTAGQVTSGSSLVSGDLQIPTVSADVAADIAKYTNKIMDTIKGTMTEIYNDLSKSTSGNTIAEIRRLRIEIEKLQWLHQQELSEMKHNLELTMAEMRQSLEQERERLVAEVKKQMELEKQQAVDETKKKQWCANCRKEAIFYCCWNTSYCDYPCQQAHWPEHMKSCTQSATASQQEPEAEPSSDPAAKPSGLSPATQTLPSGAASTTDKSNSPTYMDKSKDSAGVTVT; encoded by the exons ATGCATCCACAGAG TCTGGCTGAGGAGGAGATAAAGACAGAGTCTGATGTGGTAGAGGGGATGGATGCCTCCGCGCGCTCCAAAG ACCCACCGGGGTTGGCAGAACGGACGGCGGGACCACAGAAACGAAAGGTGTCGAGTCCCACCCATTCTTCCAATGGACACTCTCCCGCAGACACCTCCCCCAGCCCCctcaagaaaaagaagaagcctgGGGCCGTCAACAGTAACAGCAAAGACCAG TCAGAGCTAAGACATGGTCCCTTTTACTATATGAAGCAGCCAGCACTCACCACAGaccctgttgatgttgtaccgCAGGACGGCAGGAACGACTTCTACTGCTGGCTGTGCCACCGCGAGGGTCAGGTGCTCTGCTGTGAGCTCTGCCCCAGGGTGTACCACGCCAAGTGCCTCAAACTACCagccgagcccgagggcgactGGTTCTGTCCAGAGTGTGAG AAAATTACAGTAGCTGAATGCATTGAAACTCAGAGCAAAGCAATGACAATGCTGACGACAGACCAGCTTTCTTACTTGCTGAAATTTGCACTCCAAAAGATTAAACAGCCTGGG ACTGAGCCCTTTCAGAAGCCCGTGTCTCTGGAACAGCACCCAGACTATGCAGAGTACATCTTCCACCCTATGGACCTTTCTACTTTAGAAAAG aatgtcaaaaagaaaatgtacgGCTGCACTGAAGCTTTTCTAGCTGATATGAAATGGATCCTACACAACTGCATCATCTATAATGGAG GTAATCACAAATTAACAGCCACGGCAAAAGTCATTGTCAAGATCTGTGAACATgag atgAATGAGATCGAGGTGTGTCCAGAGTGCTACCTGTTTTCATGCCAGAAAAGGGAGAACTGGTTCTGTGAGCCATGT AGTCAACCGCACCCTTTAGTGTGGGCCAAGCTGAAGGGCTTCCCTTTCTGGCCGGCTAAAGCTCTTCGTGAAAAGGACGGGCAGGTTGACGCTCGCTTCTTCGGACAGCACGACAG AGCCTGGGTTCCCATCAACAACTGCTACCTCATGTCCAAAGAGATCCCCTTCTCtgtcaagaaaacaaaaagcattttcaaCAGCGCCATGCAGGAGATGGAGGTCTACGTGGAAAACATTCGCAAGAAGTTTGGGGTCTTTAACTACGCACCCTTCCGCACTCCCTACACGCCGAACAACCAGCTGCAGATGCTGCTGGACCCCTCCAACCCCAGCGCCGGCGCGGTGAAGACCGAGAAACCGGATAAACTCCGCTTCAACTTCGACATCACCGCCTCCCCGAAGATGGTCCTCAGCAAGAGCTCCACGCCCAGCGGCATGAGCCGGCGGGTCTCAATGACGGACATGCCCCGGTCTCCCATGAGCACCAACTCCTCAGTTCACACTGGGTCCGACGGGGAGCAGGATATGGAAAAGGCCAGCAGGAATCCTGCCTTCCACTACAGCACCGGTGAAGAGTCAATGGACTGTAGTG CCTCTCCAGTCTCGGGGAAAGCAGTGACTGGCAGCCCGAAGCCCCCCAACCCCGGACTGGTACCCAAACAGGAGAGGACTGCAGGCACAGGGAGCATCCTCAACCTCAACCTGG ATCGAGTGAAGGCTGAAATGGACCTGAAGGAGCTCAGTGAAACtgtgcagcaacaacaacagcaccagCAGCAAGCAGTGTCGGCTGCAGTCCCAAACCCAAAGAGACCCATCAGAAGTCTGGACAAGACGATCGAAAGCTGCAAGGCACAGCTCG GGATTGATGAAATATCTGAAGACGTGTACAAGGATGTGGATCACAGTGACTCGGAGGACTCAGAAAAGTCAGACTCAAGCGACAGCGAGTTTCTCAGTGACGAGGAACATAAGCCAAAGAGCGCCACCCCAGACGAAAAGgacaaaacagagaagaaaaggcCCAAAGGAGGCTcggagagagagaataaagaaGGAGTTGCACAGACAGGGGATAAAGGCACCCCTGAACCCCTGCTCAAAGAGAAGCTCAGCAGCGGTGGTGCAGACCGAGACCACCAGGACAAACCCAGAACACCCCAGTCTCAACCCCTCGCTGAAAAGGCCAAAGTCCCCGAGGAGGTCAGAGCACCTGCCGCCACATCGGCAGCTGAGCAGGACTCGGACTCTGAAAGGGAGCTGGTGATCGACCTGGGAGATGAACACGGAGTCCGTGACTCCAAGAGAGCCAAACGAGACCCCGGGTCCTCCGGCGCCAAAGCTCCCAAAGAATCCAACGCCGGCAAGTTGGAAG cttctgctcagCCCGGTGCCACCACCACTGCCAGCGGCTCTGCCAGCGCCCCCTCTCCTGCcgccaccaccagcaccaccaccaccaccacatctCCGGCACCTGCAGCCGTGAAGAAGCAGCGCCCCCTACTGCCCAAAGAGACGGCCCAGGCTGTGCAGCGGGCCGTGGTCTGGAATCCCACCAAGTTCCAGACGTCCTCCCAGAAGTGGCACATGCAGAAggtgcagaggcagcagcagcagcatggcgaGAATGCGACTGCGCAGACGCAGGCTCCGGGCCAGGCGCAGACCCGCAGCCCCCAGCAGCCGCAGTCACAGCAGGGGAGCGGCTCCTCCAGCACCCGCTACCAGACCAGACAAGCAGTCAAGG TGCAACAGAAAGACCCGCCTCAGGGTGCGTCCTCGTCAACAGCTGGCCAGGTCACATCTGGATCCTCCCTGGTATCGGGAGACCTGCAGATCCCCACCGTCTCGGCAGATGTAGCTGCAGATATTGCtaaatacacaaacaaa ATCATGGACACAATAAAGGGGACAATGACTGAAATCTACAACGACCTCTCCAAAAGCACATCAGGGAACACAATTGCAGAG ATTCGACGGTTAAGAATAGAAATTGAAAAGCTTCAGTGGCTGCATCAGCAAGAGTTGTCAGAGATGAAGCACAATCTGG AGCTGACGATGGCCGAGATGAGGCAGAGCCTGGAGCAGGAGCGGGAGCGCCTTGTGGCCGAGGTGAAGAAGCAGatggagctggagaagcagcaggcgGTGGATGAGACCAAAAAGAAACAATGGTGTGCCAACTGCAGGAAGGAGGCCATCTTCTACTGCTGCTGGAATACGAGTTACTGCGACTACCCCTGCCAGCAGGCCCACTGGCCAGAGCACATGAAGTCCTGCACGCAGTCGG CCACAGCCTCCCAGCAGGAACCAGAGGCGGAGCCCAGCTCAGACCCCGCAGCAAAACCATCAGGCCTCTCTCCCGCCACACAGACCCTGCCCTCAGGCGCTGCATCCACAACAGACAAAAGCAACTCCCCCACATATATGGACAAAAGCAAGGACAGTGCTGGTGTTACTGTGACCTAA
- the LOC115407544 gene encoding protein kinase C-binding protein 1-like isoform X4, giving the protein MHPQSLAEEEIKTESDVVEGMDASARSKDPPGLAERTAGPQKRKVSSPTHSSNGHSPADTSPSPLKKKKKPGAVNSNSKDQDGRNDFYCWLCHREGQVLCCELCPRVYHAKCLKLPAEPEGDWFCPECEKITVAECIETQSKAMTMLTTDQLSYLLKFALQKIKQPGTEPFQKPVSLEQHPDYAEYIFHPMDLSTLEKNVKKKMYGCTEAFLADMKWILHNCIIYNGGNHKLTATAKVIVKICEHEMNEIEVCPECYLFSCQKRENWFCEPCSQPHPLVWAKLKGFPFWPAKALREKDGQVDARFFGQHDRAWVPINNCYLMSKEIPFSVKKTKSIFNSAMQEMEVYVENIRKKFGVFNYAPFRTPYTPNNQLQMLLDPSNPSAGAVKTEKPDKLRFNFDITASPKMVLSKSSTPSGMSRRVSMTDMPRSPMSTNSSVHTGSDGEQDMEKASRNPAFHYSTGEESMDCSASPVSGKAVTGSPKPPNPGLVPKQERTAGTGSILNLNLDRVKAEMDLKELSETVQQQQQHQQQAVSAAVPNPKRPIRSLDKTIESCKAQLGIDEISEDVYKDVDHSDSEDSEKSDSSDSEFLSDEEHKPKSATPDEKDKTEKKRPKGGSERENKEGVAQTGDKGTPEPLLKEKLSSGGADRDHQDKPRTPQSQPLAEKAKVPEEVRAPAATSAAEQDSDSERELVIDLGDEHGVRDSKRAKRDPGSSGAKAPKESNAGKLEASAQPGATTTASGSASAPSPAATTSTTTTTTSPAPAAVKKQRPLLPKETAQAVQRAVVWNPTKFQTSSQKWHMQKVQRQQQQHGENATAQTQAPGQAQTRSPQQPQSQQGSGSSSTRYQTRQAVKVQQKDPPQGASSSTAGQVTSGSSLVSGDLQIPTVSADVAADIAKYTNKIMDTIKGTMTEIYNDLSKSTSGNTIAEIRRLRIEIEKLQWLHQQELSEMKHNLELTMAEMRQSLEQERERLVAEVKKQMELEKQQAVDETKKKQWCANCRKEAIFYCCWNTSYCDYPCQQAHWPEHMKSCTQSATASQQEPEAEPSSDPAAKPSGLSPATQTLPSGAASTTDKSNSPTYMDKSKDSAGVTVT; this is encoded by the exons ATGCATCCACAGAG TCTGGCTGAGGAGGAGATAAAGACAGAGTCTGATGTGGTAGAGGGGATGGATGCCTCCGCGCGCTCCAAAG ACCCACCGGGGTTGGCAGAACGGACGGCGGGACCACAGAAACGAAAGGTGTCGAGTCCCACCCATTCTTCCAATGGACACTCTCCCGCAGACACCTCCCCCAGCCCCctcaagaaaaagaagaagcctgGGGCCGTCAACAGTAACAGCAAAGACCAG GACGGCAGGAACGACTTCTACTGCTGGCTGTGCCACCGCGAGGGTCAGGTGCTCTGCTGTGAGCTCTGCCCCAGGGTGTACCACGCCAAGTGCCTCAAACTACCagccgagcccgagggcgactGGTTCTGTCCAGAGTGTGAG AAAATTACAGTAGCTGAATGCATTGAAACTCAGAGCAAAGCAATGACAATGCTGACGACAGACCAGCTTTCTTACTTGCTGAAATTTGCACTCCAAAAGATTAAACAGCCTGGG ACTGAGCCCTTTCAGAAGCCCGTGTCTCTGGAACAGCACCCAGACTATGCAGAGTACATCTTCCACCCTATGGACCTTTCTACTTTAGAAAAG aatgtcaaaaagaaaatgtacgGCTGCACTGAAGCTTTTCTAGCTGATATGAAATGGATCCTACACAACTGCATCATCTATAATGGAG GTAATCACAAATTAACAGCCACGGCAAAAGTCATTGTCAAGATCTGTGAACATgag atgAATGAGATCGAGGTGTGTCCAGAGTGCTACCTGTTTTCATGCCAGAAAAGGGAGAACTGGTTCTGTGAGCCATGT AGTCAACCGCACCCTTTAGTGTGGGCCAAGCTGAAGGGCTTCCCTTTCTGGCCGGCTAAAGCTCTTCGTGAAAAGGACGGGCAGGTTGACGCTCGCTTCTTCGGACAGCACGACAG AGCCTGGGTTCCCATCAACAACTGCTACCTCATGTCCAAAGAGATCCCCTTCTCtgtcaagaaaacaaaaagcattttcaaCAGCGCCATGCAGGAGATGGAGGTCTACGTGGAAAACATTCGCAAGAAGTTTGGGGTCTTTAACTACGCACCCTTCCGCACTCCCTACACGCCGAACAACCAGCTGCAGATGCTGCTGGACCCCTCCAACCCCAGCGCCGGCGCGGTGAAGACCGAGAAACCGGATAAACTCCGCTTCAACTTCGACATCACCGCCTCCCCGAAGATGGTCCTCAGCAAGAGCTCCACGCCCAGCGGCATGAGCCGGCGGGTCTCAATGACGGACATGCCCCGGTCTCCCATGAGCACCAACTCCTCAGTTCACACTGGGTCCGACGGGGAGCAGGATATGGAAAAGGCCAGCAGGAATCCTGCCTTCCACTACAGCACCGGTGAAGAGTCAATGGACTGTAGTG CCTCTCCAGTCTCGGGGAAAGCAGTGACTGGCAGCCCGAAGCCCCCCAACCCCGGACTGGTACCCAAACAGGAGAGGACTGCAGGCACAGGGAGCATCCTCAACCTCAACCTGG ATCGAGTGAAGGCTGAAATGGACCTGAAGGAGCTCAGTGAAACtgtgcagcaacaacaacagcaccagCAGCAAGCAGTGTCGGCTGCAGTCCCAAACCCAAAGAGACCCATCAGAAGTCTGGACAAGACGATCGAAAGCTGCAAGGCACAGCTCG GGATTGATGAAATATCTGAAGACGTGTACAAGGATGTGGATCACAGTGACTCGGAGGACTCAGAAAAGTCAGACTCAAGCGACAGCGAGTTTCTCAGTGACGAGGAACATAAGCCAAAGAGCGCCACCCCAGACGAAAAGgacaaaacagagaagaaaaggcCCAAAGGAGGCTcggagagagagaataaagaaGGAGTTGCACAGACAGGGGATAAAGGCACCCCTGAACCCCTGCTCAAAGAGAAGCTCAGCAGCGGTGGTGCAGACCGAGACCACCAGGACAAACCCAGAACACCCCAGTCTCAACCCCTCGCTGAAAAGGCCAAAGTCCCCGAGGAGGTCAGAGCACCTGCCGCCACATCGGCAGCTGAGCAGGACTCGGACTCTGAAAGGGAGCTGGTGATCGACCTGGGAGATGAACACGGAGTCCGTGACTCCAAGAGAGCCAAACGAGACCCCGGGTCCTCCGGCGCCAAAGCTCCCAAAGAATCCAACGCCGGCAAGTTGGAAG cttctgctcagCCCGGTGCCACCACCACTGCCAGCGGCTCTGCCAGCGCCCCCTCTCCTGCcgccaccaccagcaccaccaccaccaccacatctCCGGCACCTGCAGCCGTGAAGAAGCAGCGCCCCCTACTGCCCAAAGAGACGGCCCAGGCTGTGCAGCGGGCCGTGGTCTGGAATCCCACCAAGTTCCAGACGTCCTCCCAGAAGTGGCACATGCAGAAggtgcagaggcagcagcagcagcatggcgaGAATGCGACTGCGCAGACGCAGGCTCCGGGCCAGGCGCAGACCCGCAGCCCCCAGCAGCCGCAGTCACAGCAGGGGAGCGGCTCCTCCAGCACCCGCTACCAGACCAGACAAGCAGTCAAGG TGCAACAGAAAGACCCGCCTCAGGGTGCGTCCTCGTCAACAGCTGGCCAGGTCACATCTGGATCCTCCCTGGTATCGGGAGACCTGCAGATCCCCACCGTCTCGGCAGATGTAGCTGCAGATATTGCtaaatacacaaacaaa ATCATGGACACAATAAAGGGGACAATGACTGAAATCTACAACGACCTCTCCAAAAGCACATCAGGGAACACAATTGCAGAG ATTCGACGGTTAAGAATAGAAATTGAAAAGCTTCAGTGGCTGCATCAGCAAGAGTTGTCAGAGATGAAGCACAATCTGG AGCTGACGATGGCCGAGATGAGGCAGAGCCTGGAGCAGGAGCGGGAGCGCCTTGTGGCCGAGGTGAAGAAGCAGatggagctggagaagcagcaggcgGTGGATGAGACCAAAAAGAAACAATGGTGTGCCAACTGCAGGAAGGAGGCCATCTTCTACTGCTGCTGGAATACGAGTTACTGCGACTACCCCTGCCAGCAGGCCCACTGGCCAGAGCACATGAAGTCCTGCACGCAGTCGG CCACAGCCTCCCAGCAGGAACCAGAGGCGGAGCCCAGCTCAGACCCCGCAGCAAAACCATCAGGCCTCTCTCCCGCCACACAGACCCTGCCCTCAGGCGCTGCATCCACAACAGACAAAAGCAACTCCCCCACATATATGGACAAAAGCAAGGACAGTGCTGGTGTTACTGTGACCTAA
- the LOC115407544 gene encoding protein kinase C-binding protein 1-like isoform X1 has translation MHPQSLAEEEIKTESDVVEGMDASARSKDPPGLAERTAGPQKRKVSSPTHSSNGHSPADTSPSPLKKKKKPGAVNSNSKDQSELRHGPFYYMKQPALTTDPVDVVPQDGRNDFYCWLCHREGQVLCCELCPRVYHAKCLKLPAEPEGDWFCPECEKITVAECIETQSKAMTMLTTDQLSYLLKFALQKIKQPGVRMVSESFSCPRMFHVLTKKKSSRFIDDACVFCFGQTEPFQKPVSLEQHPDYAEYIFHPMDLSTLEKNVKKKMYGCTEAFLADMKWILHNCIIYNGGNHKLTATAKVIVKICEHEMNEIEVCPECYLFSCQKRENWFCEPCSQPHPLVWAKLKGFPFWPAKALREKDGQVDARFFGQHDRAWVPINNCYLMSKEIPFSVKKTKSIFNSAMQEMEVYVENIRKKFGVFNYAPFRTPYTPNNQLQMLLDPSNPSAGAVKTEKPDKLRFNFDITASPKMVLSKSSTPSGMSRRVSMTDMPRSPMSTNSSVHTGSDGEQDMEKASRNPAFHYSTGEESMDCSASPVSGKAVTGSPKPPNPGLVPKQERTAGTGSILNLNLDRVKAEMDLKELSETVQQQQQHQQQAVSAAVPNPKRPIRSLDKTIESCKAQLGIDEISEDVYKDVDHSDSEDSEKSDSSDSEFLSDEEHKPKSATPDEKDKTEKKRPKGGSERENKEGVAQTGDKGTPEPLLKEKLSSGGADRDHQDKPRTPQSQPLAEKAKVPEEVRAPAATSAAEQDSDSERELVIDLGDEHGVRDSKRAKRDPGSSGAKAPKESNAGKLEASAQPGATTTASGSASAPSPAATTSTTTTTTSPAPAAVKKQRPLLPKETAQAVQRAVVWNPTKFQTSSQKWHMQKVQRQQQQHGENATAQTQAPGQAQTRSPQQPQSQQGSGSSSTRYQTRQAVKVQQKDPPQGASSSTAGQVTSGSSLVSGDLQIPTVSADVAADIAKYTNKIMDTIKGTMTEIYNDLSKSTSGNTIAEIRRLRIEIEKLQWLHQQELSEMKHNLELTMAEMRQSLEQERERLVAEVKKQMELEKQQAVDETKKKQWCANCRKEAIFYCCWNTSYCDYPCQQAHWPEHMKSCTQSATASQQEPEAEPSSDPAAKPSGLSPATQTLPSGAASTTDKSNSPTYMDKSKDSAGVTVT, from the exons ATGCATCCACAGAG TCTGGCTGAGGAGGAGATAAAGACAGAGTCTGATGTGGTAGAGGGGATGGATGCCTCCGCGCGCTCCAAAG ACCCACCGGGGTTGGCAGAACGGACGGCGGGACCACAGAAACGAAAGGTGTCGAGTCCCACCCATTCTTCCAATGGACACTCTCCCGCAGACACCTCCCCCAGCCCCctcaagaaaaagaagaagcctgGGGCCGTCAACAGTAACAGCAAAGACCAG TCAGAGCTAAGACATGGTCCCTTTTACTATATGAAGCAGCCAGCACTCACCACAGaccctgttgatgttgtaccgCAGGACGGCAGGAACGACTTCTACTGCTGGCTGTGCCACCGCGAGGGTCAGGTGCTCTGCTGTGAGCTCTGCCCCAGGGTGTACCACGCCAAGTGCCTCAAACTACCagccgagcccgagggcgactGGTTCTGTCCAGAGTGTGAG AAAATTACAGTAGCTGAATGCATTGAAACTCAGAGCAAAGCAATGACAATGCTGACGACAGACCAGCTTTCTTACTTGCTGAAATTTGCACTCCAAAAGATTAAACAGCCTGGGGTAAGGATGGTTTCTGAGTCCTTTTCATGTCCAAGAATGTTTCAtgttctcacaaaaaaaaagtccagtaGGTTTATCGATgatgcttgtgtgttttgttttggacagACTGAGCCCTTTCAGAAGCCCGTGTCTCTGGAACAGCACCCAGACTATGCAGAGTACATCTTCCACCCTATGGACCTTTCTACTTTAGAAAAG aatgtcaaaaagaaaatgtacgGCTGCACTGAAGCTTTTCTAGCTGATATGAAATGGATCCTACACAACTGCATCATCTATAATGGAG GTAATCACAAATTAACAGCCACGGCAAAAGTCATTGTCAAGATCTGTGAACATgag atgAATGAGATCGAGGTGTGTCCAGAGTGCTACCTGTTTTCATGCCAGAAAAGGGAGAACTGGTTCTGTGAGCCATGT AGTCAACCGCACCCTTTAGTGTGGGCCAAGCTGAAGGGCTTCCCTTTCTGGCCGGCTAAAGCTCTTCGTGAAAAGGACGGGCAGGTTGACGCTCGCTTCTTCGGACAGCACGACAG AGCCTGGGTTCCCATCAACAACTGCTACCTCATGTCCAAAGAGATCCCCTTCTCtgtcaagaaaacaaaaagcattttcaaCAGCGCCATGCAGGAGATGGAGGTCTACGTGGAAAACATTCGCAAGAAGTTTGGGGTCTTTAACTACGCACCCTTCCGCACTCCCTACACGCCGAACAACCAGCTGCAGATGCTGCTGGACCCCTCCAACCCCAGCGCCGGCGCGGTGAAGACCGAGAAACCGGATAAACTCCGCTTCAACTTCGACATCACCGCCTCCCCGAAGATGGTCCTCAGCAAGAGCTCCACGCCCAGCGGCATGAGCCGGCGGGTCTCAATGACGGACATGCCCCGGTCTCCCATGAGCACCAACTCCTCAGTTCACACTGGGTCCGACGGGGAGCAGGATATGGAAAAGGCCAGCAGGAATCCTGCCTTCCACTACAGCACCGGTGAAGAGTCAATGGACTGTAGTG CCTCTCCAGTCTCGGGGAAAGCAGTGACTGGCAGCCCGAAGCCCCCCAACCCCGGACTGGTACCCAAACAGGAGAGGACTGCAGGCACAGGGAGCATCCTCAACCTCAACCTGG ATCGAGTGAAGGCTGAAATGGACCTGAAGGAGCTCAGTGAAACtgtgcagcaacaacaacagcaccagCAGCAAGCAGTGTCGGCTGCAGTCCCAAACCCAAAGAGACCCATCAGAAGTCTGGACAAGACGATCGAAAGCTGCAAGGCACAGCTCG GGATTGATGAAATATCTGAAGACGTGTACAAGGATGTGGATCACAGTGACTCGGAGGACTCAGAAAAGTCAGACTCAAGCGACAGCGAGTTTCTCAGTGACGAGGAACATAAGCCAAAGAGCGCCACCCCAGACGAAAAGgacaaaacagagaagaaaaggcCCAAAGGAGGCTcggagagagagaataaagaaGGAGTTGCACAGACAGGGGATAAAGGCACCCCTGAACCCCTGCTCAAAGAGAAGCTCAGCAGCGGTGGTGCAGACCGAGACCACCAGGACAAACCCAGAACACCCCAGTCTCAACCCCTCGCTGAAAAGGCCAAAGTCCCCGAGGAGGTCAGAGCACCTGCCGCCACATCGGCAGCTGAGCAGGACTCGGACTCTGAAAGGGAGCTGGTGATCGACCTGGGAGATGAACACGGAGTCCGTGACTCCAAGAGAGCCAAACGAGACCCCGGGTCCTCCGGCGCCAAAGCTCCCAAAGAATCCAACGCCGGCAAGTTGGAAG cttctgctcagCCCGGTGCCACCACCACTGCCAGCGGCTCTGCCAGCGCCCCCTCTCCTGCcgccaccaccagcaccaccaccaccaccacatctCCGGCACCTGCAGCCGTGAAGAAGCAGCGCCCCCTACTGCCCAAAGAGACGGCCCAGGCTGTGCAGCGGGCCGTGGTCTGGAATCCCACCAAGTTCCAGACGTCCTCCCAGAAGTGGCACATGCAGAAggtgcagaggcagcagcagcagcatggcgaGAATGCGACTGCGCAGACGCAGGCTCCGGGCCAGGCGCAGACCCGCAGCCCCCAGCAGCCGCAGTCACAGCAGGGGAGCGGCTCCTCCAGCACCCGCTACCAGACCAGACAAGCAGTCAAGG TGCAACAGAAAGACCCGCCTCAGGGTGCGTCCTCGTCAACAGCTGGCCAGGTCACATCTGGATCCTCCCTGGTATCGGGAGACCTGCAGATCCCCACCGTCTCGGCAGATGTAGCTGCAGATATTGCtaaatacacaaacaaa ATCATGGACACAATAAAGGGGACAATGACTGAAATCTACAACGACCTCTCCAAAAGCACATCAGGGAACACAATTGCAGAG ATTCGACGGTTAAGAATAGAAATTGAAAAGCTTCAGTGGCTGCATCAGCAAGAGTTGTCAGAGATGAAGCACAATCTGG AGCTGACGATGGCCGAGATGAGGCAGAGCCTGGAGCAGGAGCGGGAGCGCCTTGTGGCCGAGGTGAAGAAGCAGatggagctggagaagcagcaggcgGTGGATGAGACCAAAAAGAAACAATGGTGTGCCAACTGCAGGAAGGAGGCCATCTTCTACTGCTGCTGGAATACGAGTTACTGCGACTACCCCTGCCAGCAGGCCCACTGGCCAGAGCACATGAAGTCCTGCACGCAGTCGG CCACAGCCTCCCAGCAGGAACCAGAGGCGGAGCCCAGCTCAGACCCCGCAGCAAAACCATCAGGCCTCTCTCCCGCCACACAGACCCTGCCCTCAGGCGCTGCATCCACAACAGACAAAAGCAACTCCCCCACATATATGGACAAAAGCAAGGACAGTGCTGGTGTTACTGTGACCTAA